Proteins encoded by one window of Rutidosis leptorrhynchoides isolate AG116_Rl617_1_P2 chromosome 7, CSIRO_AGI_Rlap_v1, whole genome shotgun sequence:
- the LOC139857137 gene encoding uncharacterized protein yields the protein MSSRSRAWMVAGTVGLVEAMKDQGFARWNYTIHHHAKSNLRSFSQSNKLSSQAAMASNRCMEDKAKQSEESLRKVMYLSCWGPN from the coding sequence ATGAGTTCAAGAAGCAGAGCATGGATGGTGGCCGGAACAGTTGGATTGGTTGAAGCAATGAAAGATCAAGGCTTTGCACGGTGGAACTACACCATCCACCACCACGCCAAGTCTAATCTCCGATCATTTTCTCAGTCAAATAAGTTGTCTTCTCAGGCAGCTATGGCTTCAAACAGATGCATGGAAGATAAGGCAAAACAATCAGAGGAATCATTAAGAAAAGTCATGTACTTAAGCTGTTGGGGTCCCAATTAA
- the LOC139856848 gene encoding uncharacterized protein, with product MSSRSRAWMVAGTVGLVEALKDQGFARWNYTIRTIHHHAKSNLRSLSQSNKLSSQAAMASSRSMEDKSKQSEESLRKVMYLSCWGPN from the coding sequence ATGAGTTCAAGAAGCAGAGCATGGATGGTAGCCGGAACAGTTGGATTGGTTGAAGCATTGAAAGATCAAGGCTTTGCAAGGTGGAACTACACCATCCGTACCATCCACCACCACGCCAAGTCTAATCTCCGATCACTTTCTCAGTCAAATAAGTTGTCTTCTCAGGCAGCTATGGCTTCAAGCAGATCCATGGAAGATAAGTCAAAGCAATCAGAGGAATCATTGAGAAAAGTCATGTACTTGAGCTGTTGGGGTCCCAATTAA